A genomic window from Vitis riparia cultivar Riparia Gloire de Montpellier isolate 1030 chromosome 16, EGFV_Vit.rip_1.0, whole genome shotgun sequence includes:
- the LOC117933177 gene encoding uncharacterized protein LOC117933177 — protein sequence MVTGETIPHASQTAQTRPPGVSLGTPFHLADHYETIPPPTVTVPPPMVPTIKDTRLAEQEAKVERLESMMRRIRLQDGGLTWDDRDGIPTASLPSKFRMPDIERYSGIGCPKIHLRLFSTVMRAHGINDAQLVALFPMSLSGAAQRWFASVEPSRLRTWGDVAHEFLTQFAFSADIDVSRRELEATRQRPDESISSFPRFARRLVGVPFQDLKSLVQTAFSVEEAIARGLWIDNAISPDSKEKRPIGSSTRSREVSAISYQYQRPAHHSAYRSLTVRAHFSLPQYQYQLDYAQEPYIAQTSMQPRPPHLRAATHPPPRLYAQRPARQFTPLGMTLTRAFEKLRDAGVIVPLAPRPLPHPIPPHFRSHEHCLYHQIPGHDTERCSALHHTIQDLIDSGVADLARPSVTTNPLPTHSTYAVPLSPGHQ from the exons ATGGTCACTGGCGAGACGATTCCTCATGCATCTCAGACAGCACAGACTCGTCCACCTGGGGTTTCACTTGGTACTCCGTTCCATCTGGCAGATCATTATGAGACCATTCCACCACCTACTGTCACAGTGCCACCTCCCATGGTTCCCACTATCAAGGATACTCGATTAGCCGAGCAGGAGGCCAaggttgagaggcttgagtccaTGATGAGACGGATCAGATTGCAGGACggaggtttgacttgggatgatagAGACGGCATACCAACGGCTAGCTTGCCCTCCAAGTTTCGCATGCCAGACATCGAGCGTTacagtgggattggttgtcccaagatccacttgagaTTGTTCAGCACGGTCATGAGGGCACATGGTATCAATGATGCGCAGTTGGTGGCCCTCTTTCCTATGTCACTTAGTGGAGCAGCTCAGAGGTGGTTTGCTTCGGTTGAGCCTTCGAGACTCCGCACCTGGGGGGATGTGGCCCATGAGTTCCTGACTCAGTTTGCTTTTAGTGCCGATATTGACGTATCTagacgagagttggaggccaccagGCAGAGGCCAGatgagtctatttcttccttt CCGAGGTTCGCGAGACGTCTTGTGGGCGTCCCATTTCAGGACCTCAAGAGTCTGGTTCAGACGGCTTTTAGTGTTGAGGAGGCTATTGCTCGAGGATTATGGATAGATAATGCTATTTCCCCTGACAGTAAGGAGAAGAGGCCGATTGGATCATCTACCAGATCTAGAGAGGTTAGTGCTATTAGCTATCAGTACCAGAGGCCCGCGCATCACTCAGCTTATAGGTCTCTTACAGTCAGAGCTCATTTCTCTCTTCCACAGTATCAGTATCAACTGGATTATGCTCAggagccttacattgctcagactaGCATGCAGCCGCGACCACCACATCTGAGAGCCGCTACTCACCCACCGCCTAGACTATATGCACAGAGGCCCGCGAGACAGTTCACTCCGttgggcatgactttgactagagcttttgagaagctcaggGACGCTGGAGTGATTGTTCCTTTGGCACCGAGGCCTTTGCCCCATCCTATTCCTCCTCATTTCCGTTCACATGAGCACTGCTTATATCATCAGATTCCGGGGCACGATACTGAGCGTTGTTCAGCACTCCATCATACGATACAGGATTTGATCGATTCAGGGGTGGCTGACTTGGCtaggccaagtgtgaccaccaatcccCTGCCTACACATTCTACATATGCAGTTCCTCTTTCTCCTGGTCATcagtag